The proteins below are encoded in one region of Sphingobacterium sp. R2:
- a CDS encoding IS1182 family transposase — translation MSSQRPTFKPYYQDQIMAIPPTLDELVSKGHPVRIVNDVINRINIQGLLDAYKIKGCSSYHPQMLLKVLVFGYVSNVYSSRKLETACRENINFMWLSGMSYPDHNTINRFRGVRLKEALRSVFEEVVKLLAEEGLLSIEDVYTDGTKIEANANRYTFVWKKAIHTNKEKMKAALKDIWDYAQSIAKSEDNLPDPPDLTTIDSEKVRATVDKLNRVLSDKPSVNKKMKAKLRYVTKNYPEKIVQYEEQEATLGDRNSYSKTDPDATFMRMKEDHMKNGQLRPGYNIQISTSNQYIVNYTIHSNPTDTRTLSGHLQQHEDSFGKTPGTLTADAGYGSEENYALLAAKNIESYVKYGMFDKGQKKSCGDKKPFSVDKLHYNPSQDCYICPMGQEMHCIGTFSQKTSAGFRQEIKKYQAKNCTNCPLNGACHKSQGNRIIGVNKQLEIYRNRAYQLLNSDVGVAKRKQRCCDVEPVFANIKQNHGFRRFMLRGKEKVSIEWGLLAIAQNLRKKAA, via the coding sequence ATGTCATCTCAAAGACCTACTTTTAAGCCTTACTATCAGGATCAGATTATGGCAATTCCCCCAACTTTGGACGAATTGGTCTCCAAAGGACATCCGGTACGTATTGTTAACGATGTGATCAACCGTATCAACATACAGGGTCTTTTGGATGCCTACAAGATAAAAGGCTGTTCCAGTTATCATCCGCAAATGCTGTTGAAGGTTCTGGTGTTTGGCTATGTAAGCAATGTCTACAGCAGTCGGAAACTGGAAACAGCCTGCCGGGAGAATATCAACTTCATGTGGCTGAGCGGCATGAGCTATCCCGATCACAATACCATCAACAGATTTCGTGGTGTCCGCTTAAAAGAAGCACTTCGCAGTGTATTTGAAGAAGTTGTTAAGCTCCTGGCCGAAGAAGGGTTGTTAAGCATAGAAGATGTCTACACCGATGGCACCAAGATAGAGGCTAATGCAAACAGATACACTTTCGTTTGGAAGAAAGCTATCCATACCAATAAGGAAAAGATGAAAGCTGCCTTAAAAGATATATGGGACTACGCCCAAAGTATTGCCAAGTCGGAGGACAACCTCCCGGATCCTCCCGATCTGACGACAATTGACAGCGAAAAAGTCCGGGCTACGGTCGATAAGCTGAACAGAGTCTTATCCGACAAACCTTCGGTAAATAAAAAGATGAAGGCAAAGTTGCGTTATGTAACCAAAAACTATCCAGAGAAGATCGTACAATATGAAGAGCAGGAAGCTACTCTGGGAGACAGAAACAGTTATAGCAAAACAGATCCCGATGCCACCTTTATGCGGATGAAAGAGGATCATATGAAAAATGGCCAGCTCAGACCAGGATATAATATCCAGATATCCACGTCCAATCAATACATCGTCAATTACACCATACATTCCAATCCCACAGATACCAGAACATTATCCGGTCATTTGCAACAACATGAGGACAGCTTTGGAAAAACACCGGGAACCCTTACCGCGGATGCCGGTTATGGCAGTGAAGAAAACTATGCATTACTGGCAGCAAAAAATATTGAGAGCTATGTGAAATATGGTATGTTTGACAAAGGACAGAAAAAGAGCTGTGGGGATAAGAAACCATTTTCTGTAGATAAATTACATTATAATCCTTCACAAGATTGCTATATCTGTCCAATGGGACAGGAAATGCATTGTATAGGTACATTTAGCCAAAAGACCTCCGCAGGCTTCCGGCAGGAAATCAAAAAGTATCAGGCAAAAAACTGCACAAACTGCCCGTTGAATGGCGCCTGTCACAAATCACAGGGAAATAGGATCATCGGGGTGAATAAGCAACTTGAGATTTACAGGAACAGGGCATACCAATTGCTCAACAGCGATGTAGGTGTAGCTAAACGAAAACAGAGGTGTTGTGACGTCGAACCTGTCTTTGCAAACATTAAACAGAACCATGGGTTCCGAAGATTTATGCTCCGGGGTAAAGAAAAAGTGTCCATAGAATGGGGATTATTGGCAATAGCACAAAATCTAAGAAAAAAAGCAGCCTAA
- a CDS encoding cation-translocating P-type ATPase, with the protein MSYPIPENLKGLSASEVAAARNQYGWNRLSENHKNTWFELLVGILKEPMLILLIVISMIYMLVGNYGEAVFMFAAIVAVTTISFYQDNRSKRALEELEKLNEPLSTVIRDGKVIEIPTHEIVVGDLCITEEGRIINADGHILHSNDFSVNESSLTGESFSVFKDNKSEDNMVYGGTVTVSGLAVFEVTKIGKATRVGKIGESISSIKEEISPLQLQIQKFVKAMAVIGIVIFLFVCVYSFIKSGNFVASLLNGLTLAMSVLPEEIPVAFTTFMALGAWKLMRQGIIIKRSSIVETLGSTTVICTDKTGTITQNSMQLKCLYNYASDASYKQEEFGDPVLSELIDYAMWSSEPVPFDPMEITLHNIYEKTQHPDLRNGFRLFHEYPLEGKPPMMTHLFENGHRERIIAAKGAPEAILSVSRLPEYEKNKIRGIVKSYGEQGFRLLGVGKANFEGDNFPKRQQDFAFEFLGLTVFYDPPKKDIDKVFEHIYAAGIKVKVITGDNADTTKAIAAQAGIISLAPPVNGSEIVSRAEDEMIALAEQTTLFTRMFPDAKLAVVNALKKKGEVVAMLGDGVNDGPALKAAHIGVAMGDKGTEIAKSAAALIITNDDLEKLTIGIAAGRRIYANIKKAVQYIISIHIPIILTVSLPLFLGWVFPQIFSPVHVIFLELVMGPTCSIVYENEPIEKDTMKRPPRAMSDTFLSIKELGISIVQGVVITIGILFIYQLAVQQGNTEEKTRAMVFSTLIFANIFLSYANRSFHYSILESFKNRNLLLLGISIAVLLFLAAILYVAPVADFFNVTVLNGYELGITFAVAAVSVLWFEVYKMFRRIAHQKVERK; encoded by the coding sequence ATGTCATATCCTATTCCCGAAAATTTGAAAGGTCTTTCTGCAAGCGAGGTTGCGGCTGCTCGAAATCAATATGGTTGGAATCGATTGAGCGAAAACCATAAAAACACCTGGTTTGAACTACTTGTTGGCATTTTGAAGGAGCCGATGTTGATTCTTTTGATCGTTATCTCCATGATTTATATGCTTGTAGGGAATTATGGAGAGGCGGTATTTATGTTTGCTGCTATTGTTGCAGTCACAACAATATCGTTTTATCAAGATAACCGAAGTAAGAGGGCTTTAGAGGAATTAGAAAAGCTAAATGAACCATTAAGTACGGTCATTCGTGATGGTAAGGTTATTGAAATCCCGACTCATGAGATTGTTGTAGGGGATCTTTGTATTACCGAAGAAGGACGTATTATAAACGCAGACGGCCATATTTTACATAGTAACGATTTTTCTGTTAATGAATCTTCTTTGACAGGAGAGAGCTTTTCCGTATTTAAGGATAATAAATCCGAAGATAACATGGTGTATGGCGGAACCGTTACAGTTTCTGGCCTTGCAGTATTTGAAGTTACAAAAATTGGCAAAGCGACGCGTGTTGGAAAGATAGGCGAGTCTATAAGCAGCATCAAAGAAGAGATTTCACCATTGCAGTTGCAAATTCAAAAGTTTGTAAAAGCAATGGCCGTTATTGGTATCGTAATTTTTTTGTTTGTATGTGTCTATAGTTTTATTAAGAGTGGCAATTTTGTTGCAAGCTTACTAAATGGGCTTACTTTGGCTATGTCAGTACTACCTGAAGAGATTCCTGTTGCATTCACTACATTTATGGCACTTGGTGCTTGGAAACTTATGCGTCAAGGAATTATTATCAAAAGAAGCAGTATTGTTGAGACGTTGGGTAGCACCACAGTGATCTGTACGGATAAGACGGGAACCATTACCCAAAATTCAATGCAGTTAAAATGCCTGTATAATTACGCTAGTGATGCCTCGTATAAACAGGAAGAATTTGGCGATCCAGTGCTGAGTGAACTTATCGATTACGCTATGTGGAGTAGTGAGCCTGTGCCCTTTGATCCGATGGAAATTACATTGCATAACATATACGAAAAAACGCAGCATCCGGACCTTAGAAATGGATTCAGGCTATTTCATGAATATCCCCTGGAAGGCAAGCCGCCGATGATGACCCATCTTTTCGAAAATGGCCATAGAGAAAGGATTATTGCGGCTAAGGGCGCTCCTGAAGCTATTCTAAGCGTTTCAAGGCTTCCCGAATATGAGAAGAATAAAATTAGAGGTATTGTTAAATCCTATGGAGAGCAGGGGTTTCGTCTATTGGGCGTGGGCAAGGCGAACTTCGAAGGCGATAATTTTCCTAAAAGGCAACAGGATTTTGCGTTTGAATTTTTAGGACTGACCGTGTTTTATGATCCACCTAAGAAAGATATTGATAAAGTCTTCGAGCATATCTATGCGGCGGGGATTAAAGTTAAAGTAATAACTGGTGATAATGCTGATACCACGAAGGCAATAGCGGCCCAGGCTGGAATTATTAGCTTAGCTCCGCCAGTCAATGGCAGCGAAATAGTGAGCCGGGCGGAAGATGAAATGATCGCATTAGCGGAGCAGACAACCTTATTTACGAGAATGTTCCCAGATGCTAAATTGGCCGTTGTAAATGCCCTGAAAAAGAAGGGTGAAGTCGTTGCTATGCTTGGCGATGGCGTCAATGACGGACCGGCGTTGAAAGCCGCTCATATCGGAGTGGCTATGGGGGATAAAGGTACTGAAATTGCAAAATCAGCTGCAGCATTAATTATCACGAATGATGATTTAGAAAAGTTGACCATCGGTATAGCCGCCGGAAGAAGAATTTACGCAAACATCAAGAAGGCCGTTCAGTATATCATTTCTATTCATATCCCCATTATTTTAACCGTATCGCTCCCATTGTTTTTGGGTTGGGTATTTCCGCAGATTTTTAGCCCCGTTCATGTGATTTTTCTTGAGTTAGTGATGGGGCCTACTTGTTCGATTGTCTATGAAAACGAACCTATTGAAAAGGACACCATGAAACGTCCTCCCAGGGCGATGAGCGATACCTTTCTCAGTATCAAGGAGCTTGGTATAAGCATTGTTCAAGGGGTTGTCATTACGATAGGGATTCTATTTATTTACCAACTTGCTGTTCAGCAGGGTAATACGGAAGAGAAAACCAGAGCAATGGTGTTTTCAACTTTAATATTTGCGAATATTTTTCTGAGTTATGCAAACAGATCTTTCCACTATAGTATCCTAGAAAGTTTTAAAAATCGAAATTTGTTGTTGTTGGGAATTTCGATCGCTGTGCTCTTATTTTTGGCTGCGATACTATATGTAGCACCCGTGGCCGACTTTTTTAACGTAACAGTGCTGAACGGATATGAATTAGGCATAACCTTCGCCGTTGCCGCTGTATCTGTACTATGGTTCGAGGTTTATAAAATGTTCAGAAGAATAGCCCATCAAAAAGTCGAGCGTAAATGA
- a CDS encoding glycerophosphodiester phosphodiesterase family protein: MNSRIAHYFLLSICLVLSSCFRHGANTDGLPVGKRIQLQNVEDLYQFLTYDDNRYPLVSLHRGGPTSGYPENAIETFSYNASLQPVIIECDVRMSKDSALVLMHDNTLNRTTTGRGPVSASTLSELKQLRLLDNNKKITPYQIPTLEEALSWGKGKVIFTLDIKNDVPYEVVIHAIRKQRAESSVVIITYSANQAAKVHSLAGDLMISASINTLNDLARLNEKDIPDNRLLAFVGTREAEPQLTKILHDHGIMCILGTLGNLDKQADKKGIQVYAGFIDRGADILSTDRPTEAGRALNFYVKKRGITSKFIQ, from the coding sequence ATGAATTCTCGTATCGCCCACTATTTCCTCTTATCGATCTGCCTGGTATTAAGCAGTTGCTTTCGGCATGGAGCCAATACGGATGGCTTGCCAGTGGGCAAACGTATACAGCTCCAAAATGTGGAGGATCTGTATCAGTTTTTGACCTACGACGATAATCGATATCCTTTGGTCAGTTTGCATCGCGGTGGCCCGACATCTGGATACCCCGAGAATGCTATCGAAACATTTTCTTATAATGCGAGCCTGCAGCCAGTCATTATCGAGTGTGACGTACGCATGAGCAAAGATTCAGCATTGGTATTAATGCATGACAATACGTTAAACCGTACAACGACGGGCAGAGGACCTGTGAGCGCCAGCACCTTGTCTGAACTCAAGCAGCTACGTCTATTGGATAATAATAAAAAAATAACACCATATCAGATCCCAACGCTGGAAGAAGCGCTATCTTGGGGAAAAGGTAAGGTAATTTTCACCTTAGATATAAAAAATGATGTTCCTTATGAAGTTGTTATCCATGCTATTCGTAAGCAACGCGCAGAATCTAGTGTGGTCATCATTACCTACAGCGCTAACCAAGCAGCCAAAGTCCATAGTCTCGCTGGCGACTTAATGATTTCGGCTTCTATTAATACCTTGAACGATCTTGCCAGGCTTAATGAAAAAGATATTCCAGACAATCGACTATTAGCCTTTGTAGGAACGCGAGAAGCGGAGCCTCAGTTGACAAAGATACTTCACGATCACGGTATCATGTGTATATTGGGCACACTTGGTAATTTGGACAAACAAGCAGACAAAAAAGGCATTCAAGTTTATGCAGGATTTATTGACCGAGGTGCCGATATATTGAGTACAGATCGCCCAACTGAAGCAGGGCGAGCGCTGAATTTCTATGTCAAAAAGAGAGGAATCACTTCAAAATTTATTCAGTAA
- a CDS encoding shikimate kinase: MPKPIFLIGYMGSGKTTLGKKLASKLALPFIDTDEEIVKQIGMSITEYFAQYGEDAFRALEREQLRKFAEKAAVISTGGGAPCFFDNMDWIKANGYAVYLQMSPKALFDRLSQSKLHKRPILIGKSPEELRIFIEEKLIEREPHYTQAHLTIDQLNTSVEELADLIIEHNK, translated from the coding sequence ATGCCTAAACCTATATTTTTGATTGGTTATATGGGAAGTGGAAAAACTACACTTGGTAAAAAACTTGCCAGTAAATTAGCACTGCCATTTATAGATACAGATGAGGAGATCGTCAAGCAAATCGGTATGAGTATTACTGAATATTTCGCCCAATATGGCGAAGATGCATTTCGAGCGTTGGAACGCGAGCAATTGCGTAAATTTGCGGAGAAAGCCGCTGTAATCTCAACAGGGGGCGGTGCACCTTGTTTCTTCGACAATATGGATTGGATTAAGGCAAATGGTTATGCCGTGTATTTACAAATGTCTCCCAAAGCACTATTTGACAGGCTTTCGCAGTCAAAACTTCACAAAAGACCAATTCTGATCGGAAAATCACCTGAAGAACTCCGCATATTTATTGAAGAAAAACTGATCGAAAGAGAGCCTCATTATACACAGGCCCACTTAACAATCGATCAATTAAATACCAGTGTCGAAGAACTAGCCGATCTGATTATTGAGCACAATAAATAA
- a CDS encoding BT_3928 family protein, which translates to MTLTQQRNKTNYLLGFCRIFTGLLFIFSGFIKANDPTGFGYKLQEYFEVFHLTAFNEYATAIAVVICGFEILLGALLLLGVYANTVAWGLLLLILFFTFLTFYSAFFEVVTSCGCFGDAIPLTPWQSFSKDLVLLALILVIFFNRKQLRSIIKGSGNQFVATLITAVISLGIGIYTVNYLPFIDFLPYKVGNNLPSLMVLPEGKQGDLFEQIYTMKNRKTGETKKVNDKTYMADKLWEDESWEIIGEPESKLVKKGYDIPIPDLLITDADGADHTQEIIANPYYNLIIVAKDLSTANIDAIQKINQAAIQLTKDYNGLRVVLLTASASKDAQYLSDKMQLIAEIFYADLVPLKSMVRANPGVLLLKGGNVIGKWHYNNFPDAKSIEDEFLSKDK; encoded by the coding sequence ATGACATTGACACAGCAGCGCAACAAAACAAATTACCTATTAGGGTTTTGCCGAATTTTTACTGGACTTCTATTCATATTCTCAGGTTTTATAAAAGCCAATGACCCGACAGGGTTTGGCTATAAGCTCCAGGAATACTTTGAGGTGTTTCATCTCACAGCTTTTAATGAGTATGCTACCGCAATCGCTGTCGTGATCTGTGGTTTTGAAATTTTATTAGGAGCACTATTGTTACTGGGGGTGTATGCCAATACAGTTGCTTGGGGGCTACTCCTGCTGATCCTATTTTTCACCTTTTTAACCTTCTATTCGGCTTTTTTTGAGGTTGTGACCTCCTGTGGCTGCTTTGGAGATGCAATCCCGCTCACGCCTTGGCAATCATTTTCCAAAGACCTCGTGCTGCTAGCGTTGATTCTAGTAATATTTTTTAACCGAAAACAGTTGCGATCTATTATCAAGGGATCAGGCAATCAGTTTGTTGCTACACTAATTACAGCGGTTATCTCCTTAGGTATCGGCATTTATACAGTAAACTATCTCCCATTTATTGATTTTTTACCCTATAAGGTTGGCAATAATTTACCTTCGTTAATGGTATTGCCAGAAGGCAAACAAGGTGATCTGTTTGAGCAAATCTATACCATGAAAAATAGAAAGACAGGCGAAACTAAAAAGGTCAACGACAAAACTTATATGGCTGATAAACTATGGGAAGATGAATCATGGGAAATTATAGGTGAACCTGAGAGTAAATTAGTCAAAAAGGGGTATGATATTCCTATTCCAGATCTTTTAATCACTGATGCAGACGGAGCTGATCACACACAAGAAATCATTGCTAATCCTTACTACAATCTTATTATCGTTGCAAAAGATCTATCGACGGCCAATATTGATGCCATCCAAAAGATCAATCAAGCAGCTATCCAATTAACAAAAGATTACAACGGACTCCGTGTCGTCTTATTAACCGCGTCAGCATCGAAAGATGCTCAATATCTGAGTGATAAAATGCAATTAATCGCGGAGATATTCTACGCCGATCTAGTTCCTTTAAAAAGTATGGTCAGAGCAAATCCGGGCGTACTACTCTTAAAAGGAGGAAACGTAATCGGAAAATGGCATTATAATAATTTCCCGGATGCCAAATCAATAGAAGATGAATTTCTAAGTAAAGACAAATAA
- a CDS encoding DUF1599 domain-containing protein — protein sequence MDTIQEYNNVIKHCQDLFIKKTKDYGTAWRIMRLSSITDQIYIKAQRIRTLEIKKVSKVGEGITDEYIGIINYCVMAMIQIDLGEDGEENLDPTFVKQKYTEKVSETRDLMLAKNHDYGEAWRDLRVSSMTDLILMKIHRVKQIEDNDGQTLVSEGIHANYQDMLNYAVFALIKLGITQQ from the coding sequence ATGGATACCATTCAGGAATATAACAATGTGATCAAACATTGTCAGGATTTATTTATAAAAAAAACAAAAGATTATGGAACAGCTTGGCGAATTATGCGCCTATCTTCCATTACAGATCAGATTTATATCAAAGCTCAGCGTATACGTACGCTAGAAATCAAAAAAGTTTCCAAAGTAGGCGAGGGAATTACTGACGAATACATTGGTATCATAAATTATTGTGTTATGGCCATGATTCAAATTGATTTGGGAGAAGACGGCGAGGAAAATTTGGATCCTACCTTTGTAAAGCAAAAATATACCGAAAAGGTCAGTGAAACGAGAGATCTTATGCTCGCTAAAAATCATGACTACGGTGAGGCTTGGCGCGATTTGCGAGTATCATCCATGACTGATCTGATCTTAATGAAAATACACCGAGTGAAACAAATCGAAGATAATGATGGACAAACGCTTGTTTCTGAAGGTATACATGCCAATTATCAGGATATGCTCAATTACGCAGTTTTTGCATTGATTAAATTAGGGATAACACAACAATAA
- a CDS encoding HipA family kinase yields MDFQQPVIREVKIIRYVQPFREGGSLPALVDADDGFSYVIKFSGAGQGRKALIAELIGGELARLLKLRVPEIVFADLDESFGRTEPDEEIQDLLKFSVGKNLGLHFLSGAITFDANVDVIAAEEASKIVWLDSLLMNVDRTVRNTNMLIWHKELWLIDHGAALYFHHSWDNWEEQSLKPFVQIKDHVLLKNASRVGEIDVEYRSLFTETVFRDILAVVPDEWLEDSERELSAADAREVYVSFLKRRVANSSIFVKQIEDARKDLI; encoded by the coding sequence ATGGATTTTCAACAACCTGTTATTAGGGAAGTAAAGATCATCCGATATGTACAGCCATTTCGGGAGGGGGGGTCTTTACCGGCACTGGTCGATGCCGATGATGGCTTCAGTTATGTCATAAAATTTAGTGGTGCGGGGCAAGGGCGGAAGGCCCTCATTGCCGAGTTAATTGGCGGAGAGCTGGCAAGACTGTTAAAATTGCGCGTCCCCGAAATTGTGTTTGCTGATTTGGACGAGTCTTTTGGTCGGACAGAGCCTGATGAAGAAATTCAGGATCTACTTAAATTCAGTGTGGGTAAAAACCTCGGTTTACATTTTCTGAGCGGAGCCATTACATTCGATGCAAATGTTGACGTTATTGCCGCGGAAGAAGCGTCTAAGATTGTTTGGTTAGATTCACTCTTAATGAATGTTGACCGAACTGTTCGGAACACAAATATGCTGATATGGCACAAAGAACTTTGGTTAATAGATCATGGTGCTGCTTTATATTTCCATCACAGCTGGGATAACTGGGAGGAACAGTCGTTAAAGCCATTTGTTCAGATCAAGGATCACGTACTGTTAAAAAATGCCAGTAGGGTGGGAGAGATCGATGTGGAATATCGTTCACTTTTTACGGAGACGGTATTTCGTGATATATTAGCCGTGGTACCGGATGAGTGGCTGGAAGATTCCGAACGTGAACTTTCGGCGGCGGATGCGCGAGAAGTATATGTTTCTTTCTTGAAACGCCGTGTAGCCAATTCATCCATTTTTGTAAAGCAAATTGAAGATGCCAGAAAAGACCTTATATGA
- a CDS encoding DUF3037 domain-containing protein, which produces MPEKTLYEYAVVRLIPRVEREEFINVGVALYCRKYRYAKMIYFVNEQKARSLCPDIDLEMIENHLSSFQRICHGERGAGKLAELDITERFRWLTAKRSTLVQCSASHPGLCEDPEVTLRALFERLVL; this is translated from the coding sequence ATGCCAGAAAAGACCTTATATGAGTACGCTGTGGTACGTTTGATACCACGGGTGGAGCGTGAGGAATTTATTAACGTCGGTGTAGCTCTGTATTGTCGCAAGTACCGTTATGCGAAAATGATTTATTTTGTCAATGAACAGAAAGCGCGGTCGCTTTGTCCGGATATCGATTTGGAAATGATTGAAAATCATCTGTCTTCTTTCCAGCGAATCTGTCATGGGGAAAGAGGTGCCGGCAAACTTGCTGAGCTGGATATCACCGAGCGTTTTCGTTGGTTGACAGCGAAGCGAAGTACCTTGGTCCAATGTTCGGCTTCCCATCCTGGCTTGTGTGAAGATCCAGAAGTAACATTGAGAGCGTTGTTTGAGCGTTTGGTTCTTTAG
- a CDS encoding serine O-acetyltransferase: MHDFYQHIYEQQLAVLEMPSNKKICGWAIRILDVLFPERNSGNMKSVDDVKLAFEQFELELEQLLSKSKACQSCNHSDVAHKFFERIPQLYELMCWDADALMDGDPAAQNKREVVRTYPGFFAICIFRIANELHRLGVPLIPRILTEHAHSKTGIDIHPGATIGHHLHIDHGTGLVVGETCTIGNYVKLYQGVTLGALSVDKVFSNVKRHPTIGDHVIIYSGATILGGETQIGHHSVIGGNVWLTSSVEPYTTVYHQATSKFIDSKPIS, translated from the coding sequence ATGCATGATTTTTATCAACATATCTATGAGCAGCAATTGGCTGTTTTAGAGATGCCTTCTAATAAGAAGATCTGTGGATGGGCTATCCGAATCTTGGATGTGCTCTTTCCTGAACGAAATTCAGGCAATATGAAATCTGTCGATGACGTGAAGCTCGCTTTTGAGCAATTTGAATTGGAGCTCGAGCAGCTCTTGAGCAAATCCAAAGCTTGTCAAAGCTGCAATCATTCGGACGTAGCGCATAAATTTTTTGAACGGATTCCACAACTTTATGAATTGATGTGCTGGGATGCCGATGCGTTGATGGATGGGGATCCTGCAGCGCAGAACAAGAGAGAAGTCGTGCGTACTTATCCTGGTTTTTTTGCAATCTGTATTTTCCGGATCGCCAATGAACTGCATCGCTTGGGTGTTCCTTTGATACCACGTATATTGACGGAGCATGCTCATTCCAAAACTGGAATAGATATCCATCCTGGAGCAACGATAGGCCATCATTTGCATATTGATCACGGAACCGGACTGGTCGTTGGTGAGACTTGTACTATTGGTAATTATGTAAAGCTTTATCAGGGGGTAACCTTAGGCGCACTGAGTGTGGATAAGGTTTTTTCCAATGTAAAACGCCATCCGACTATAGGTGATCATGTGATTATCTATTCCGGTGCTACCATTCTTGGCGGCGAAACACAGATTGGACATCATTCGGTGATTGGCGGTAATGTGTGGCTCACAAGTTCTGTAGAGCCCTATACCACGGTATATCATCAAGCTACATCAAAGTTTATAGATTCAAAACCAATAAGTTAA
- the cysM gene encoding cysteine synthase CysM — MGNIIDTIGNTPLVEITQFHTNPKVKIFAKMEGNNPAGSVKDRAALNMIRSAIERGDITQDSKLIEATSGNTGIALAMIAGIYGLSLELVMPSSSTRERTLTMEAYGAKVTLLESMEICRDYAEEKAEKEGYFILNQFANPDNYKAHIKTTGPEIWRDTDGKITHFVSAMGTTGTIMGNSIYLKEKNAAIQIVGCQPTPESSIPGIRRWPEAYLPKIFDPGRVDRVLDISQQEATELARELVKREGVFAGMSTGGALAGALKIANEIEAGVIVFIACDRGDRYLSSDLFG, encoded by the coding sequence ATGGGAAATATCATAGATACGATTGGAAATACGCCATTAGTTGAGATTACGCAATTCCATACCAACCCGAAGGTGAAGATTTTCGCGAAAATGGAGGGTAACAATCCAGCTGGTTCAGTTAAAGATCGTGCGGCGCTCAATATGATCCGTTCAGCGATAGAACGTGGCGATATCACGCAGGATAGCAAATTAATTGAGGCAACAAGTGGCAACACAGGAATCGCACTGGCTATGATTGCAGGTATATATGGGTTGAGCCTAGAACTTGTGATGCCGTCTTCTTCTACCCGCGAGCGAACGCTTACGATGGAGGCTTATGGAGCGAAAGTTACCCTGTTGGAATCGATGGAAATATGCCGTGATTATGCGGAAGAAAAGGCGGAAAAAGAGGGCTATTTTATATTGAATCAATTTGCGAATCCAGATAATTACAAAGCACATATCAAGACCACAGGGCCTGAAATCTGGCGTGACACAGATGGTAAGATTACGCATTTTGTAAGCGCCATGGGTACCACGGGGACAATTATGGGTAACTCCATCTACCTGAAAGAAAAAAATGCAGCCATTCAGATTGTAGGTTGCCAACCCACTCCTGAGTCGTCCATACCAGGTATACGGCGTTGGCCGGAGGCCTACTTACCGAAGATTTTTGATCCGGGCAGAGTAGATCGTGTTCTTGATATATCCCAACAGGAGGCAACTGAGCTCGCTCGGGAGCTTGTTAAGCGCGAAGGTGTTTTTGCAGGGATGAGTACGGGGGGAGCTTTAGCCGGAGCACTGAAAATTGCAAATGAAATTGAAGCGGGTGTCATTGTATTTATTGCCTGCGACCGCGGTGACCGTTATCTGAGCTCGGATCTTTTTGGTTAA
- a CDS encoding VOC family protein, which produces MKLTAIHPKLPMRDKSITKDFYVHKLGFSLIGNVDYEGYLMLKKDHIEIHFFEFKELSPEENYGMVYVRTDDIDRLYQSFQANNVAIHPNGKLDTKPWGQREFSILDPDSNLITFGHDAEFQKAH; this is translated from the coding sequence ATGAAACTGACCGCCATTCACCCCAAACTACCCATGCGCGATAAATCCATTACAAAGGATTTTTACGTACATAAACTTGGTTTTTCATTGATCGGGAACGTCGATTACGAGGGTTATCTCATGCTAAAAAAAGACCATATTGAAATCCATTTTTTCGAATTTAAAGAACTTTCACCAGAAGAAAACTATGGTATGGTGTACGTCCGTACAGACGACATTGACCGCTTGTATCAATCTTTTCAGGCAAACAACGTAGCTATACACCCCAATGGAAAACTTGATACCAAGCCTTGGGGTCAGCGTGAGTTTTCAATTTTGGACCCCGACAGCAACCTCATAACCTTTGGGCATGACGCTGAATTCCAAAAAGCCCACTAA